The following are encoded in a window of Rosa chinensis cultivar Old Blush chromosome 4, RchiOBHm-V2, whole genome shotgun sequence genomic DNA:
- the LOC112200962 gene encoding ribose-phosphate pyrophosphokinase 4 isoform X2 has product MAATGVFPSSYQNPNLQFPKPLSSSAVVIIKAPSTKTKKHSTNSIRCEITSTNNWTVEPDPPVHFFNNNNSPEHLPVRMASESAVKKVCLFYCAETKELAQKVAAESDGIELRSITWRKFADGFPNIFIPNAHAIRGRHVAFLASFNSPSVIFEQLSVIYALPKLFIASFTLVLPFFPTGTSERMEDEGDVATAFTLARALSNIPISMGGPTSLVIYDIHALQERFYFGDNILPCFESGIPLLKTRLQQLPDSDNITIAFPDDGAWKRFHKQLQHFPTIVCAKVREGDQRIVRIKEGDPKGRHVVIVDDLVQSGGTLIECQKVLAAHGAAKISAYVTHGIFPNRSWERFGSDKGGNPEQGLTYFWITDSCPTTVRDVMHNPPFEVLSLAGSIATTLQIN; this is encoded by the exons ATGGCGGCCACTGGAGTTTTTCCGTCTTCCTACCAAAACCCTAACCTCCAATTTCCCAAACCCTTGTCCTCCTCCGCTGTTGTCATCATCAAAGCACCGAGCACAAAGACGAAGAAGCACAGCACCAATAGCATCAGGTGCGAGATCACCAGCACCAACAATTGGACCGTCGAGCCGGACCCTCCGGTTCATttcttcaacaacaacaactcgcCGGAGCACCTTCCGGTGCGAATGGCTTCCGAATCGGCCGTCAAGAAGGTCTGCCTCTTCTACTGCGCCGAGACCAAAGAGCTCGCTCAGAAAGTCGCCGCTGAGTCCGACGGAATTGAGCTCCGTAGCATCACCTGGAG gaAATTTGCTGATGGATTCCCTAACATTTTCATACCTAATGCTCATGCGATTCGCGGACGGCATGTGGCGTTTCTGGCCTCGTTTAATTCTCCGTCGGTGATTTTTGAGCAGCTCTCTGTAATCTATGCATTGCCGAAGTTGTTCATCGCCTCATTCACGCTTGTGCTTCCATTTTTTCCGACTGGGACGTCGGAGCGTATGGAGGATGAGGGAGATGTTGCCACTGCTTTCACACTGGCAAGGGCATTGTCGAATATACCAATTTCGATGGGAGGGCCGACTAGTTTGGTTATCTATGATATCCATGCCTTGCAG GAGAGGTTTTACTTTGGTGATAATATATTACCGTGTTTTGAGAGTGGTATCCCTTTGCTTAAAACTAGGCTTCAACAGCTCCCTGATTCTGACAAT ATAACCATTGCTTTTCCTGATGATGGCGCATGGAAACGATTTCATAAGCAGCTACAGCACTTCCCAACA ATTGTTTGTGCCAAAGTTCGGGAAGGTGACCAACGTATTGTTCGTATTAAAGAGGGAGACCCTAAGGGACGACATGTTGTGATTGTTGATGATTTGGTTCAATCTGGTGGCACATTGATTGAATGTCAG AAAGTTTTAGCCGCCCATGGAGCAGCAAAGATAAGTGCATATGTAACACATGGGATTTTCCCTAATAGATCATGGGAACGCTTCGGAAGTGATAAAGGAG GGAACCCTGAGCAGGGGCTGACATACTTCTGGATTACAGACTCGTGTCCCACCACAGTGAGAGATGTGATGCACAATCCACCATTTGAAGTTCTTAGCCTTGCTGGTTCCATTGCAACTACTCTTCAAAT CAATTAG
- the LOC112200962 gene encoding ribose-phosphate pyrophosphokinase 4 isoform X1: MAATGVFPSSYQNPNLQFPKPLSSSAVVIIKAPSTKTKKHSTNSIRCEITSTNNWTVEPDPPVHFFNNNNSPEHLPVRMASESAVKKVCLFYCAETKELAQKVAAESDGIELRSITWRKFADGFPNIFIPNAHAIRGRHVAFLASFNSPSVIFEQLSVIYALPKLFIASFTLVLPFFPTGTSERMEDEGDVATAFTLARALSNIPISMGGPTSLVIYDIHALQERFYFGDNILPCFESGIPLLKTRLQQLPDSDNITIAFPDDGAWKRFHKQLQHFPTIVCAKVREGDQRIVRIKEGDPKGRHVVIVDDLVQSGGTLIECQKVLAAHGAAKISAYVTHGIFPNRSWERFGSDKGAGNPEQGLTYFWITDSCPTTVRDVMHNPPFEVLSLAGSIATTLQIN; encoded by the exons ATGGCGGCCACTGGAGTTTTTCCGTCTTCCTACCAAAACCCTAACCTCCAATTTCCCAAACCCTTGTCCTCCTCCGCTGTTGTCATCATCAAAGCACCGAGCACAAAGACGAAGAAGCACAGCACCAATAGCATCAGGTGCGAGATCACCAGCACCAACAATTGGACCGTCGAGCCGGACCCTCCGGTTCATttcttcaacaacaacaactcgcCGGAGCACCTTCCGGTGCGAATGGCTTCCGAATCGGCCGTCAAGAAGGTCTGCCTCTTCTACTGCGCCGAGACCAAAGAGCTCGCTCAGAAAGTCGCCGCTGAGTCCGACGGAATTGAGCTCCGTAGCATCACCTGGAG gaAATTTGCTGATGGATTCCCTAACATTTTCATACCTAATGCTCATGCGATTCGCGGACGGCATGTGGCGTTTCTGGCCTCGTTTAATTCTCCGTCGGTGATTTTTGAGCAGCTCTCTGTAATCTATGCATTGCCGAAGTTGTTCATCGCCTCATTCACGCTTGTGCTTCCATTTTTTCCGACTGGGACGTCGGAGCGTATGGAGGATGAGGGAGATGTTGCCACTGCTTTCACACTGGCAAGGGCATTGTCGAATATACCAATTTCGATGGGAGGGCCGACTAGTTTGGTTATCTATGATATCCATGCCTTGCAG GAGAGGTTTTACTTTGGTGATAATATATTACCGTGTTTTGAGAGTGGTATCCCTTTGCTTAAAACTAGGCTTCAACAGCTCCCTGATTCTGACAAT ATAACCATTGCTTTTCCTGATGATGGCGCATGGAAACGATTTCATAAGCAGCTACAGCACTTCCCAACA ATTGTTTGTGCCAAAGTTCGGGAAGGTGACCAACGTATTGTTCGTATTAAAGAGGGAGACCCTAAGGGACGACATGTTGTGATTGTTGATGATTTGGTTCAATCTGGTGGCACATTGATTGAATGTCAG AAAGTTTTAGCCGCCCATGGAGCAGCAAAGATAAGTGCATATGTAACACATGGGATTTTCCCTAATAGATCATGGGAACGCTTCGGAAGTGATAAAGGAG CAGGGAACCCTGAGCAGGGGCTGACATACTTCTGGATTACAGACTCGTGTCCCACCACAGTGAGAGATGTGATGCACAATCCACCATTTGAAGTTCTTAGCCTTGCTGGTTCCATTGCAACTACTCTTCAAAT CAATTAG